The following DNA comes from Flammeovirgaceae bacterium.
ATAGATCATTACATAAAACGCGATCAGCAGCGTGCCTATCAGTGCCCCTATCCATCCGCGGTTGTTCAATGCATGGTGGAAAATGCCATTGTTCTTGATCCCTGGTGGCTCCAGCCTGGCTTTGGGAAGGATAAAGAGCAAAGCCCCTAACGTGCCCACGCCAAAGACCAGGAAAAACAGCAACGTGGCATGTTCGGTGACCAGCCCCGTGGCCGAAGCCCTGGTGAGGGTGGCGGCATAGTCATCGTAGATCACCTTGTCCCATTGCTGCCCCTGCCTGAATTTTTCATTGACCTGCCCTATGGCGCCTGTCACTGCATTGGCAAAAGAAAAGGTATTGTGGTACTCCACGCCAAAAAGGCCTTCCATGGCCGGCCGCAGCGATTCCTGGTGCCCCGGCTTGACCTTTGACTCAAAAACCCCTTCCGTAAGCGTGAAGTCCGACATAAAGAAAACCGCCAGGAACAACCCAAAGGACGTCAAAAACAAAACAAGGCCTATCGTGCGTACAGTCTTCATGCTTTTATTGAATTGCCCCTACACGCCTTTTTCCAAATTGCGCCACTATCCCCTCCTCATGCCTGTCAAAAAACTCCGGGTCAAAATTGGCGCTCGCCAAATTTTCCATTACATAATCAATGGTTTTTCCCTCCCTCAGCCAGCTATCCAACCTTTCGTGGCGCAGCCTGATGCCAAACACGTTCACGCCCAAAAGCCGCAGCGTGCTTTTGTCCCACACAAAATGAATGGCTTTTCTTCCATCCGCGTGTTCCCAATAAAACCCCTCCTCATTGGGTTTTAGTTCATTGCCCACGTTCCCGTACGTCTGAAACTCGATGTCGATGAATTTGGCGGAATTGAACCACGGCCCCGGCTCATACTTTACCTTTCTGCCGCATATGCCCTGGGCCACCACCTCGCCCATCATCCTACCGGTATACCACACTTGTTCAATATTTTTTCTTCCGGGCAGCCCGTACTTTCTCTCCACACAATCACCTATGGCATACACATCCGGTATATTGGTTTCCAAATATTCGTTTACCAGCACCCCGCGCTCTGTTTCGATGCCCGAATTCTCCAAAAACCCGATATTGGGCGAAACGCCCACGGCCAGGCCCACAAACTGGCAATCAATTTGTTCCCCTGCCTTCGTCACCACGGCCCTGGCCCTTCCGTGGCCGTCAGGCAATATTTTTTCCAGCTCGGTCCCCTCCCTCAAATCAACATGGTGCCCACGGATGTGCCTGGATATCATACGCGCCTCCTGAACGGGCAGCACGTTGTTCCAAAAACAATTTTCCCTTATCAAAAAGGTAACTTCTATTTTCCTGGACAGCAGCATTTCCGCCATCTCTATCCCGATCAGTCCCCCGCCCACAACTACCGCACGGTGGATGTTCTTGGTGCCCGATTCCATGGCTTCCAGGTCCTGAAAGCTGTACAACCCCTGCACGCCCTTTAGGTCCTGCCCCGGCCATCCGAATTTGTTCGACCTGGAGCCCGTGGCAATAATAAGGATATCATAGTGCACCGTTTTTCCGCTGGCCAGCATCAGCGATTTGTCCGGGGTGGAAACACGCACCACATGGTCCTTCACCAGTTTGATATGGTTTTTTTTCCAAAACCAATCCTCATAGGGCTTGGTGTGTTCATATCGCATATGCCCCATATAGATGTACATAAGGGCCGTTCTGGAAAAAAAATGTTCCGTTTCGGATGAAATGACGGTAATCCTGCTTTGGCTCCCCTTCCTGATATGGCGTGCGGCAGTAATGCCCGCAATCCCATTTCCAATAATCACTATGTTTTTCATTTCCGCAGTCCCGCAAGTTATCGGTGAACCCAAAGATAAACTGTCAAGTTGAAGACAAAGGAAAGTAACGCATTTTTATGCAACCCGCACAGGCCTTTTCCGCGGGCCTGCCGGCCTTCCACAATTGAATGGGGCCTTGTTGACAGGAAGGCAATGGCAAACGTGTAAGCCCCAGGGATTGCTAGGAAAAATAATATGGCGAAAACAAAGCGATAGTACGCCAAATTTGGCAGAACAGGCTAAATTAGGTGCATGAAACCTCCTAACTTACATCTATGAAATCCATATCCCATCTCCTGGCAACGGGCCTTGTGTGCCTGGTGGCCTGCCAGGCGCCCACCGTTCAAAATGCCCCAGTGGCCACCAACGGGACCCCTGACTACAAACCAGCGGCCTTTGAAGACGAAGGCAGGCTTGAAAAAATAGCGCAGGCCGCTGCCGTGGCCGACAAATATTTTAAGGATTTTGCCGAAAGGAACCATTACCCTTCCATTGCCTATGGCATTGTGGCCGATGGCCGGTTGGTGCATGCGGGCGTAGCGGGCCAGGCCAACATTGAAACCCAACAGGCGCCCACCACCAAAACACTGTACAGGATTGCGTCCATGACAAAAAGTTTTACCGCCATGGCCATACTCAAATTGCGTGACGAAGGCAAACTGGACCTGCAAGACCCGGCATACCTTTATATCCCTGAATTGAAAGGCATCACCTATGCCACCTCCGATTCGCCACCGGTCACCCTGCAGCACTTGCTTACCATGTCCGCGGGGTTCCCCGAAGACAACCCCTGGGGCGACCGCCAACTGGACGATACCAATGAAGAACTGATCGCCCGGGTAAAGGAAGGCATCTCCTTTTCCAACGCGCCCGGCCTCTCCTATGAGTACAGCAACCTCGGGTTTGCCTTACTGGGAACCATCATAAACAAAGTAACGGGCGTGCCTTTTCAACAATACATTACCGACAACATCCTGAAGCCGTTGGGCATGAACGACAGTAAATGGGAGTATACGGAAATCCCAAAAGCCCAATTGGCCTTGGGCTACCATTGGGTGAACGGCCAATGGCAGGAAGAACCAATTTTGCATGACGGGGCCTTTGGCGCCATGGGCGGTTTGTTCTGCTCTATAGAAGATTTTAGCAAGTACATCGCCTTTCACCTTTCTGCCTGGCCGCCCCGCAACGACCCCGACAATGGCCCGGTAAAAAGGAGTACCCTGAGGGAGATGCACCAGTTGTGGCGGATAAACGACAGCTCGCCAGGCACCAACAAATACGGGCCCTACGATTTCGGCTATGCCTACGGCCTGGGGTGGCGAAAGGATGCAAGGGGCATCGTGACCATATCGCACAGTGGCGGCCTTCCCGGCTATGGAAGCGAATGGAGGATATTGCCCGACTATGGCGTGGGCATCGTATCGTTCAGCAACAGGCGCTACGGATCCCCTGGCGTGGGCAACGAGAAAATACTGGACACGCTTATTTCGATGGCCAATTTGAAGCCCCGGGTGCTTCCCGTTTCAAAAATATTAGAGGCCAGGAAGAATGACCTGATGAAAATAATCCCCAATTGGAGCGAATCACCAACTTTGTTCGCGGAAAACTTTTACATGGACAAACCCCTTGACCTGCGGAAAAAGGAAATTGACGAAATCTTTGCCCAGGCGGGGGCAATAAAATCCGTGGGGCCACTTACCGCCATCAACCAATTGAGGGGTTATTTCACCATTGAAGGGGAAAAAAAGAAGGTAGGCGTGTTTTTTACCCTAACGCCCGAAAATAACCCGCTGGTGCAGCAACTCAATTTGAGGCTATTCGACTAACTTTATAATCTTGTGAAGGATTTTAAAACCATCGTAGAGGAGTACCAGAAGCCAAGCGTAAAGGAACGAAAAGCAGCGTTGGCAACCGTGGTGAGGGTGCGCGGCTCCGCCTACCGGAGCCCGGGCGCCCGGATGCTGATCACCGATGATGGCAAGTGGGTAGGGTCCATCAGTGGTGGCTGCCTCGAGGGGGATGCCCTGCGCAAGGCCCGCAAGGTAATGAGTGAGGGGAAGGCGATGACCGTCACTTACGACACCACCGAAGAAAGCAACCAGCACCTGGGCATAGGCCTGGGTTGCAATGGCATTATTGATGTGCTGATCGAGCCCATTGACCATGCCTCCCAGGACAATCCTGTTTCCATCTTTGCCGAATTTATAAAAACGGACAAGCCCCTGGCCGTGGCCACCGTGTTTTCAGGGACGGATACCGCGGAAAAACTCATTTTCAACGAAAATGGCGTGGCCGTTAACACCTTCACCAACCGGGCGTTGGCCTCCCTGGTGGGCACTGATTTAAAAGGCATTTTTTCCTCCCAACGGTCGGAAGCCAAAAAATATTTTGCAGGCAAAAATTATGAAGTCTTCCTGGAGCTGGTACAGCCCACCTTGTCCCTTATCATTTTTGGCGGTGGCTTTGATGCACGGCCCGTAAGCCGCCTGGCAAAATCGCTCGGGTGGGAAGTGAGCGTGACCGATGAATGCGCGGCCCATATTGCCCCCCTCTTCTTCCCCACCGTGGACGAACTGGCACTGTGCGACAGGAAATTCATCGATCGCAACTTCAACATTACGCCCTATACGGCCTGTGTCCTCATGTCGCACAATTATGAATACGACAGGGACGTGCTCAGGAAGTTGATCCATGCGCCAACACCCTACATTGGCATTTTGGGGCCGCGGAAAAGGTTTGATAAAATGCTGCTCGAATTTAAAAATGAAGGCCTTCATCCGGGCGGTGATATGCTCTCAAGGGTACACTCCCCCATTGGACTGGACATTGGCGCTGAAGCCCCTGACGAAATAGCCGTTGCCATTATTGCCGAGGTCCTATCGAAAGTCAGCCATCGCTCCGGGGGGTTCCTGAAATACCGGCAAGGTCCCATTCACCAACGCGATGGATGGAACGACCAGGTGTTCAAGCAGGTATACCTGGGGACAGCGGTTGCAAAAAAACAAAACAACGGGTAGGGCGCCCGCGATGTTTCAGTTGCATACACCGGACACAACACGAGGAAAAATCCCCATCCTCCTACTGGCGGCAGGGCCCTCTTCCAGAATGGGCCGTTCAAAACAGTTGTTGCCTGTTCACGGCAAACCATTGCTTCAAACCATAGTGAATGAATTGGTGGCAGCAGGCACGGGGGAGGTGATAGTGGTGTTGGGCGCTTATGCCAAAGACCATAAAAAAACAATTTCCAGCCATCGCATAAAGACAATCGAAAACGGCCAGTGGCAAAACGGCATGGGCTCGTCCATTAAAGTGGGCCTGAACTTTATCCAGGAGCAGGTGGCCCGGCCCGAAGCCATCATCATTTCCGTTTGCGACCAGCCGCATCTTGCCAGTGGCCACATTATTGCGCTGGCCCATTTGTACCGGACAAGCAAAAAAACAATTGTGGCCTCCACCTATAACGGGGCCATTGGCGTGCCGGTGCTTTTTGATAAATCCCACTTTGCGTCCCTGGCAAAAATCAATGACAACGAAGGCGCAAAAAACATTATCCAGCAAAACCTCGCCCAAACGGCCACGTTGCCATTTCCCCTGGGTGGCATGGATTTGGACACCATGGAGGACTATAATCGGTTCATTCAATAGCACCGCAACACCACTGGCGCTTGTGGCCATGCCCTTTTATTGCCCAGGCCGCCCGCCATTCCATAAGTGCGGGCCCGCACTTCACATAATATAACAACCTGTTGCAGGGCGGGCTTTTCTCCTTTAGGTCGTTTAATATAAATTTGTGTTTATGCGAACGGTTTTTTTAGGGGCGTGTGTCCTCTTCCATCTGGTGGCAGTGGGGGCAGAATACCAATTGTTTGAAGTGGATGGAAAGTATGGCCTAAAGGACGAAGGCGGAAAGGTGATCATCAAGCCCGCATTTGAGGGGCTGGGCTGGAGCGATGGCAGTTTTTCGGTTGTGGGGCAGGTGACCGGCTATAAGGCCCAACAGCAATGGGGCTTGATCAACCTTAAATCACAACGCCTAACGGGTGCCGAATATATTGATCTGTACCCTTCCGGTGGCGACCGCATTGTGGCCAAAAAGAAAATCGATGCCGTGACGGCAAAAGTGGGCTGTATCGATTTAAAGGGTGGCACCGTTGTCCCGTTCAAGTATGATGGAATAAAGATTGATGGGCTACGCGCCATCGCCTTCATCAAAAACAACACCCACTACCAATACGGGGTCATCAACCTAAATGGGGAAACCATTATTCCGCTGGAGCATAAAAACATTTATGCCATCGGCACCCTGCGCTATGCCGCACAAAACGACAACAACAAGATGGCCTTATTTTCGGAAACCGGGCGCCAGTTGACGAAGTTTGTCATTGACAGCATCTCCCCGTTCAAGGGAAACCAGGCCATCGTCTACCAGGGGCTAATGCAGGGCGTTATTGACCGAAATGGCACCATCACCACCACCCCACAATATCGGGAAATCACGATTGAGGAGGACGGCACCGTAAGGGCCAGGGCCATAAACCATTGGTACCTGATGGACGACCATCACCATGTGCTTGACACCGCCCTCTGCGATGGCCTCGTCCCTGTTCCGTCAGGACTTATCGTAAAAAACGGAAACCAATTTGGGGCCTGGCAGGAGAACTTCGACCCGATGCTGCCCATTGCCTATCAGCAAATCCAACAGGTGAACGGCAACCTTGCCGTTGTAAAGAAGGGCAATAAGTTTGGCCTTGTCCATACCGACAATTCAGTGGTTGTCCCATTCCGTTACGATTCCATTTTTTCGAACAAAGGGTTCGTCCTGGTGAATGAAAAGGTGTTGGGAA
Coding sequences within:
- a CDS encoding NAD(P)/FAD-dependent oxidoreductase, translated to MKNIVIIGNGIAGITAARHIRKGSQSRITVISSETEHFFSRTALMYIYMGHMRYEHTKPYEDWFWKKNHIKLVKDHVVRVSTPDKSLMLASGKTVHYDILIIATGSRSNKFGWPGQDLKGVQGLYSFQDLEAMESGTKNIHRAVVVGGGLIGIEMAEMLLSRKIEVTFLIRENCFWNNVLPVQEARMISRHIRGHHVDLREGTELEKILPDGHGRARAVVTKAGEQIDCQFVGLAVGVSPNIGFLENSGIETERGVLVNEYLETNIPDVYAIGDCVERKYGLPGRKNIEQVWYTGRMMGEVVAQGICGRKVKYEPGPWFNSAKFIDIEFQTYGNVGNELKPNEEGFYWEHADGRKAIHFVWDKSTLRLLGVNVFGIRLRHERLDSWLREGKTIDYVMENLASANFDPEFFDRHEEGIVAQFGKRRVGAIQ
- a CDS encoding beta-lactamase family protein: MKSISHLLATGLVCLVACQAPTVQNAPVATNGTPDYKPAAFEDEGRLEKIAQAAAVADKYFKDFAERNHYPSIAYGIVADGRLVHAGVAGQANIETQQAPTTKTLYRIASMTKSFTAMAILKLRDEGKLDLQDPAYLYIPELKGITYATSDSPPVTLQHLLTMSAGFPEDNPWGDRQLDDTNEELIARVKEGISFSNAPGLSYEYSNLGFALLGTIINKVTGVPFQQYITDNILKPLGMNDSKWEYTEIPKAQLALGYHWVNGQWQEEPILHDGAFGAMGGLFCSIEDFSKYIAFHLSAWPPRNDPDNGPVKRSTLREMHQLWRINDSSPGTNKYGPYDFGYAYGLGWRKDARGIVTISHSGGLPGYGSEWRILPDYGVGIVSFSNRRYGSPGVGNEKILDTLISMANLKPRVLPVSKILEARKNDLMKIIPNWSESPTLFAENFYMDKPLDLRKKEIDEIFAQAGAIKSVGPLTAINQLRGYFTIEGEKKKVGVFFTLTPENNPLVQQLNLRLFD
- a CDS encoding XdhC family protein, with product MKDFKTIVEEYQKPSVKERKAALATVVRVRGSAYRSPGARMLITDDGKWVGSISGGCLEGDALRKARKVMSEGKAMTVTYDTTEESNQHLGIGLGCNGIIDVLIEPIDHASQDNPVSIFAEFIKTDKPLAVATVFSGTDTAEKLIFNENGVAVNTFTNRALASLVGTDLKGIFSSQRSEAKKYFAGKNYEVFLELVQPTLSLIIFGGGFDARPVSRLAKSLGWEVSVTDECAAHIAPLFFPTVDELALCDRKFIDRNFNITPYTACVLMSHNYEYDRDVLRKLIHAPTPYIGILGPRKRFDKMLLEFKNEGLHPGGDMLSRVHSPIGLDIGAEAPDEIAVAIIAEVLSKVSHRSGGFLKYRQGPIHQRDGWNDQVFKQVYLGTAVAKKQNNG
- a CDS encoding nucleotidyltransferase family protein, which produces MGRSKQLLPVHGKPLLQTIVNELVAAGTGEVIVVLGAYAKDHKKTISSHRIKTIENGQWQNGMGSSIKVGLNFIQEQVARPEAIIISVCDQPHLASGHIIALAHLYRTSKKTIVASTYNGAIGVPVLFDKSHFASLAKINDNEGAKNIIQQNLAQTATLPFPLGGMDLDTMEDYNRFIQ